The stretch of DNA AATTCCTGCGCCGCATCGGCAGGGGCAGCTCCGTCGGGGGCGCAGCCGGATACGGCGAGCAGGGCAGCGATGCCTGCCACGGTCACAACGTAAGTGCCGGGCCTGCCAACTGTCCGGGCGTCGGATCTGGTTCTACTTCGCATGCTTCTCCTTCCCAACTGCCAGTTTTTGGATGTTCCAGACCCGGCGTGGATTCCCGGCTGGACCATCAGCCTTTCTCCTGTCCCGGGCGCACTCCGAAAAGGACGTTCAGCCCCCAGCCCACCGCGGTGATGAGCACGATGGCCCCGGCCATGGCCGCCAGTTCCGCGGGGCTGGTCAAGATGCCCAGGCTCACGATCAGGGTGGTTGCCCCTGCTGGTGGGTGCGGCGTCTTCAGCAGTGTGAGCACCAGCGTGGTCAGCGCCACGGACAATGCCCCGGCCAGCAGGAATGCGGGGTTAAGTCCGGCCAGGGGCGCCGGCGGGCGGTCCTGCAGACCGAAGGCATAAAGCATGGCGACGCCGGCCACCAGCCCAACGCCGTGGCCGGCGAGGGTATTGACGGGCCGCGAGGCCTGCTGGGACGGGGACTCGAAGAACAGCATCACTGTGGGCCCCAGGCTGGGGAACAGCCAGGGCTGGCGGAGCGCCAGCCCCACCGCTCCGGCGGCCGCCAGCACCACCAGCGACAGCACGGCAGCGTATATGGCCGCACCGGGGCGGCTCTTGGTCAGGCGGGAAACGTCGGTCACAGGGCACCTCCTCTAGGTACGGTCCAGGGCATGTTCTGTGCTTACTCGGCGACGATCAGGGCCTGGGGCGCGGCTTGTTTCATGCGGGTGGACAGCCACTCGAGCTGGGTTTTTGTCTCGCCCTCACAGCGGGTGACCACGGCGAGGAGATCCGCGTCGCGTAAACCCTGGGCGGCCTGCTTGACGGCGGTCCACGTGATGTCCACGAGGGAACCCAGCAGGTAGAGGTCCTGCAGGTCCCGCAGCAATCCCACCGCCCCCGAGCGGGTGCTGGACAGGCCGTCCGCATGCAGCCGCTCGGGCTCGTCGTCCTTTTCAACCTCGCCGTAGCGCTCCACTATGGGCTGCAGGGCCTGCTCGTGCTTTTCGCACTGATCCGCCAGGGACCGGCACAGGAAATACACGTCCGGCTCATCGCCGTGGCCGTCGGCCACCTGCCGGAAGGATTCGGCCAGGGTGTGTTCGGAGCGGTGGAGCAGCCCCAGGTAGATGGGAAGCTTCATGGCCTTTCCTCCTCCTTGGGGGCCACAGCCGGCGGTTCAGTGGGGGTAATCGTCTCACTCACTTCACTGGCTGCCCCGCCCACCGTTGCGGGCACCCGGCCTGCACGGGCGGGACGGGATGCGGTGGTGGTGGGCGCTGGTGCCGGGCCGGTGGCGTCACTGACTTTCGTGACCCGCACCGCGGCGGTCTTGTAAACGGGCTGCTTCGATACCGGGTCCCACTCGGTCAAGGTCAGTTCATTGGCCGCCCGCGGGCGCTGCTGCGGATCGGCGTCGGTGGGGTCCGCAATGTCCCAATACCCGTAGTGGAAGGGTGCAAAGACAGTGCCGGTACGGATGTTGGCGATCCGCACCGGGGCGAAGAGGTGGCCGCGGCGGGATTCGACCCGTACCACGTCGCCCTCCCCCAACCCCAGCGCACCGGCATCGCTCTCCGCCATCTCCACCCACATGGCCGGGGCAGCATCCTGCAGCTGCGGCGAGCGGCCCGTCTTGGTGCGGGTATGGAAGTGGTAGGCCGTCCGGCCCGTGGTGTAGCGGAAGGGGTACTCGCCGTCGGGGGTTTCGTGCGCGCCCTGGTACGCCGCTGTTTTGAAGATGGCACGCCCGTTCGGTGCCATAGCTTTGTACGCCTGCTCCCCCACGGTGGCTCCGGTGGTGAGGTCGTGGCCGTATTCTTCGGCGACAT from Pseudarthrobacter siccitolerans encodes:
- a CDS encoding HPP family protein, whose amino-acid sequence is MTDVSRLTKSRPGAAIYAAVLSLVVLAAAGAVGLALRQPWLFPSLGPTVMLFFESPSQQASRPVNTLAGHGVGLVAGVAMLYAFGLQDRPPAPLAGLNPAFLLAGALSVALTTLVLTLLKTPHPPAGATTLIVSLGILTSPAELAAMAGAIVLITAVGWGLNVLFGVRPGQEKG